A genomic region of Bactrocera dorsalis isolate Fly_Bdor chromosome 3, ASM2337382v1, whole genome shotgun sequence contains the following coding sequences:
- the LOC105230520 gene encoding diuretic hormone receptor isoform X3: MSNSPEVVGASVGVAAGAHVDVDVGADETPLESYDGLDAINESTELQCLLQQHIDTTTYGNDSAYCLTHFDSILCWPRTPRGTLAALPCLHEFQGIQYDSSQNATRFCHANGTWEKYTNYDLCMHLPAPSTVPEFEPIIELPTIIYYIGYTISLVSLTLAIIVFAYFKELRCLRNSIHANLFFTYIMSALLWILTLSVHISIRTGLGGCVVLVTLFHFFTLTNFFWMLVEGLYLYMLVVKTFSGDNIRFNIYAIIGWGGPAGFVVIWAIAKGLTISYDVEKFDIGCPWMRETHVDWIFQGPVCAVLIMNLIFLLRIMWVLITKLRSANTVETRQYRKAAKALLVLIPLFGITYLVVLAGPSESGVMSHMFAVVRALLLSTQGFAVSLFYCFLNSEVRNTLRHHISTWRDERNIQLNQSRRYTTKSFSKDCSPRTESTRFSFAIA, translated from the exons ATGTCGAACTCGCCCGAAGTGGTGGGAGCAAGTGTGGGTGTGGCTGCAGGAGCACATGTAGATGTGGACGTGGGCGCTGACGAGACACCGCTCGAGTCCTACGACGGCCTCGACGCAATTAATGAGAGTACCGAACTGCAGTGCCTGCTGCAGCAGCACATTGATACAACGACCTACGGCAATGATAGCGCCTACTGCCTCACCCACTTCGACTCGATCCTTTGTTGGCCTCGCACGCCGCGTGGCACTTTGGCGGCGCTGCCGTGCCTGCACGAGTTCCAAGGCATACAGTACGACAGCTCGC AGAATGCGACGCGCTTTTGCCATGCTAACGGCACATGGGAGAAATATACCAACTATGACTTGTGCATGCACCTGCCCGCGCCCTCCACTGTACCTGAATTCGAACCGATCATCGAGTTGCCAACGATAATTTACTACATTGGCTACACCATCAGTTTAGTCTCATTGACGCTGGCGATTATTGTCTTCGCCTATTTCAA GGAATTACGCTGTTTACGCAATTCAATTCACGCCAATTTATTCTTCACATACATAATGTCGGCGTTGCTGTGGATACTGACTTTGTCCGTACAT ATTTCCATACGAACGGGCCTAGGAGGCTGTGTGGTTCTTGTCAcgctatttcatttcttcaccTTAACCAATTTCTTCTGGATGCTCGTTGAAG GCCTTTATTTGTACATGCTGGTTGTGAAGACATTTTCCGGCGATAATATACGCTTCAATATATACGCAATCATCGGCTGGG GTGGACCCGCAGGTTTCGTTGTCATTTGGGCAATTGCCAAGGGATTGACGATATCCTACGATGTGGAGAAG TTCGACATCGGCTGTCCTTGGATGCGTGAAACCCATGTGGATTGGATTTTTCAGGGCCCAGTCTGCGCGGTgctgataatgaatttaatatttctactGAGAATTATGTGG GTGTTGATAACGAAGCTCCGATCCGCCAACACAGTGGAGACGCGCCAATATCGTAAAGCAGCCAAGGCATTGTTGGTGCTCATTCCGCTCTTCGGCATCACCTACTTGGTGGTGTTGGCGGGCCCCAGCGAAAGCGGGGTCATGAGTCACATGTTCGCCGTCGTGCGCGCGCTGCTGCTCAGTACACAG GGCTTCGCAGTGTCATTGTTCTATTGTTTCCTAAACTCCGAAGTGAGAAACACGCTGAGGCATCACATTTCCACGTGGCGCGACGAGCGGAATATCCAACTAAATCAAAGCAGAAG ATACACCACAAAGAGCTTCTCAAAGGATTGCTCGCCGAGAACCGAGAGCACACG TTTTTCATTTGCCATCGCATAA
- the LOC105230520 gene encoding diuretic hormone receptor isoform X1, giving the protein MSNSPEVVGASVGVAAGAHVDVDVGADETPLESYDGLDAINESTELQCLLQQHIDTTTYGNDSAYCLTHFDSILCWPRTPRGTLAALPCLHEFQGIQYDSSQNATRFCHANGTWEKYTNYDLCMHLPAPSTVPEFEPIIELPTIIYYIGYTISLVSLTLAIIVFAYFKELRCLRNSIHANLFFTYIMSALLWILTLSVHISIRTGLGGCVVLVTLFHFFTLTNFFWMLVEGLYLYMLVVKTFSGDNIRFNIYAIIGWGGPAGFVVIWAIAKGLTISYDVEKFDIGCPWMRETHVDWIFQGPVCAVLIMNLIFLLRIMWVLITKLRSANTVETRQYRKAAKALLVLIPLFGITYLVVLAGPSESGVMSHMFAVVRALLLSTQGFAVSLFYCFLNSEVRNTLRHHISTWRDERNIQLNQSRRYTTKSFSKDCSPRTESTRPLTAYYGKGKRESSVSSATTTTLLGHNQSLSVNANISAAMALQHSSNGTLHTMPTVTALTVMPRAISPLMKQGLEENSV; this is encoded by the exons ATGTCGAACTCGCCCGAAGTGGTGGGAGCAAGTGTGGGTGTGGCTGCAGGAGCACATGTAGATGTGGACGTGGGCGCTGACGAGACACCGCTCGAGTCCTACGACGGCCTCGACGCAATTAATGAGAGTACCGAACTGCAGTGCCTGCTGCAGCAGCACATTGATACAACGACCTACGGCAATGATAGCGCCTACTGCCTCACCCACTTCGACTCGATCCTTTGTTGGCCTCGCACGCCGCGTGGCACTTTGGCGGCGCTGCCGTGCCTGCACGAGTTCCAAGGCATACAGTACGACAGCTCGC AGAATGCGACGCGCTTTTGCCATGCTAACGGCACATGGGAGAAATATACCAACTATGACTTGTGCATGCACCTGCCCGCGCCCTCCACTGTACCTGAATTCGAACCGATCATCGAGTTGCCAACGATAATTTACTACATTGGCTACACCATCAGTTTAGTCTCATTGACGCTGGCGATTATTGTCTTCGCCTATTTCAA GGAATTACGCTGTTTACGCAATTCAATTCACGCCAATTTATTCTTCACATACATAATGTCGGCGTTGCTGTGGATACTGACTTTGTCCGTACAT ATTTCCATACGAACGGGCCTAGGAGGCTGTGTGGTTCTTGTCAcgctatttcatttcttcaccTTAACCAATTTCTTCTGGATGCTCGTTGAAG GCCTTTATTTGTACATGCTGGTTGTGAAGACATTTTCCGGCGATAATATACGCTTCAATATATACGCAATCATCGGCTGGG GTGGACCCGCAGGTTTCGTTGTCATTTGGGCAATTGCCAAGGGATTGACGATATCCTACGATGTGGAGAAG TTCGACATCGGCTGTCCTTGGATGCGTGAAACCCATGTGGATTGGATTTTTCAGGGCCCAGTCTGCGCGGTgctgataatgaatttaatatttctactGAGAATTATGTGG GTGTTGATAACGAAGCTCCGATCCGCCAACACAGTGGAGACGCGCCAATATCGTAAAGCAGCCAAGGCATTGTTGGTGCTCATTCCGCTCTTCGGCATCACCTACTTGGTGGTGTTGGCGGGCCCCAGCGAAAGCGGGGTCATGAGTCACATGTTCGCCGTCGTGCGCGCGCTGCTGCTCAGTACACAG GGCTTCGCAGTGTCATTGTTCTATTGTTTCCTAAACTCCGAAGTGAGAAACACGCTGAGGCATCACATTTCCACGTGGCGCGACGAGCGGAATATCCAACTAAATCAAAGCAGAAG ATACACCACAAAGAGCTTCTCAAAGGATTGCTCGCCGAGAACCGAGAGCACACG GCCACTCACAGCTTACTATGGCAAAGGCAAACGCGAGTCCAGCGTCTCATcggccaccaccaccaccctGCTGGGCCACAACCAGAGCCTGAGTGTGAACGCGAACATCAGCGCTGCGATGGCGTTGCAGCACAGTTCTAACGGCACTTTGCACACGATGCCCACCGTGACGGCGCTGACCGTTATGCCGCGAGCGATTAGTCCGCTCATGAAG CAAGGACTCGAGGAAAATTCCGTATAA
- the LOC105230520 gene encoding diuretic hormone receptor isoform X4 — MSNSPEVVGASVGVAAGAHVDVDVGADETPLESYDGLDAINESTELQCLLQQHIDTTTYGNDSAYCLTHFDSILCWPRTPRGTLAALPCLHEFQGIQYDSSQNATRFCHANGTWEKYTNYDLCMHLPAPSTVPEFEPIIELPTIIYYIGYTISLVSLTLAIIVFAYFKELRCLRNSIHANLFFTYIMSALLWILTLSVHISIRTGLGGCVVLVTLFHFFTLTNFFWMLVEGLYLYMLVVKTFSGDNIRFNIYAIIGWGGPAGFVVIWAIAKGLTISYDVEKFDIGCPWMRETHVDWIFQGPVCAVLIMNLIFLLRIMWVLITKLRSANTVETRQYRKAAKALLVLIPLFGITYLVVLAGPSESGVMSHMFAVVRALLLSTQGFAVSLFYCFLNSEVRNTLRHHISTWRDERNIQLNQSRR, encoded by the exons ATGTCGAACTCGCCCGAAGTGGTGGGAGCAAGTGTGGGTGTGGCTGCAGGAGCACATGTAGATGTGGACGTGGGCGCTGACGAGACACCGCTCGAGTCCTACGACGGCCTCGACGCAATTAATGAGAGTACCGAACTGCAGTGCCTGCTGCAGCAGCACATTGATACAACGACCTACGGCAATGATAGCGCCTACTGCCTCACCCACTTCGACTCGATCCTTTGTTGGCCTCGCACGCCGCGTGGCACTTTGGCGGCGCTGCCGTGCCTGCACGAGTTCCAAGGCATACAGTACGACAGCTCGC AGAATGCGACGCGCTTTTGCCATGCTAACGGCACATGGGAGAAATATACCAACTATGACTTGTGCATGCACCTGCCCGCGCCCTCCACTGTACCTGAATTCGAACCGATCATCGAGTTGCCAACGATAATTTACTACATTGGCTACACCATCAGTTTAGTCTCATTGACGCTGGCGATTATTGTCTTCGCCTATTTCAA GGAATTACGCTGTTTACGCAATTCAATTCACGCCAATTTATTCTTCACATACATAATGTCGGCGTTGCTGTGGATACTGACTTTGTCCGTACAT ATTTCCATACGAACGGGCCTAGGAGGCTGTGTGGTTCTTGTCAcgctatttcatttcttcaccTTAACCAATTTCTTCTGGATGCTCGTTGAAG GCCTTTATTTGTACATGCTGGTTGTGAAGACATTTTCCGGCGATAATATACGCTTCAATATATACGCAATCATCGGCTGGG GTGGACCCGCAGGTTTCGTTGTCATTTGGGCAATTGCCAAGGGATTGACGATATCCTACGATGTGGAGAAG TTCGACATCGGCTGTCCTTGGATGCGTGAAACCCATGTGGATTGGATTTTTCAGGGCCCAGTCTGCGCGGTgctgataatgaatttaatatttctactGAGAATTATGTGG GTGTTGATAACGAAGCTCCGATCCGCCAACACAGTGGAGACGCGCCAATATCGTAAAGCAGCCAAGGCATTGTTGGTGCTCATTCCGCTCTTCGGCATCACCTACTTGGTGGTGTTGGCGGGCCCCAGCGAAAGCGGGGTCATGAGTCACATGTTCGCCGTCGTGCGCGCGCTGCTGCTCAGTACACAG GGCTTCGCAGTGTCATTGTTCTATTGTTTCCTAAACTCCGAAGTGAGAAACACGCTGAGGCATCACATTTCCACGTGGCGCGACGAGCGGAATATCCAACTAAATCAAAGCAGAAGGTGA
- the LOC105230520 gene encoding diuretic hormone receptor isoform X2, whose translation MSNSPEVVGASVGVAAGAHVDVDVGADETPLESYDGLDAINESTELQCLLQQHIDTTTYGNDSAYCLTHFDSILCWPRTPRGTLAALPCLHEFQGIQYDSSQNATRFCHANGTWEKYTNYDLCMHLPAPSTVPEFEPIIELPTIIYYIGYTISLVSLTLAIIVFAYFKELRCLRNSIHANLFFTYIMSALLWILTLSVHISIRTGLGGCVVLVTLFHFFTLTNFFWMLVEGLYLYMLVVKTFSGDNIRFNIYAIIGWGGPAGFVVIWAIAKGLTISYDVEKFDIGCPWMRETHVDWIFQGPVCAVLIMNLIFLLRIMWGFAVSLFYCFLNSEVRNTLRHHISTWRDERNIQLNQSRRYTTKSFSKDCSPRTESTRPLTAYYGKGKRESSVSSATTTTLLGHNQSLSVNANISAAMALQHSSNGTLHTMPTVTALTVMPRAISPLMKQGLEENSV comes from the exons ATGTCGAACTCGCCCGAAGTGGTGGGAGCAAGTGTGGGTGTGGCTGCAGGAGCACATGTAGATGTGGACGTGGGCGCTGACGAGACACCGCTCGAGTCCTACGACGGCCTCGACGCAATTAATGAGAGTACCGAACTGCAGTGCCTGCTGCAGCAGCACATTGATACAACGACCTACGGCAATGATAGCGCCTACTGCCTCACCCACTTCGACTCGATCCTTTGTTGGCCTCGCACGCCGCGTGGCACTTTGGCGGCGCTGCCGTGCCTGCACGAGTTCCAAGGCATACAGTACGACAGCTCGC AGAATGCGACGCGCTTTTGCCATGCTAACGGCACATGGGAGAAATATACCAACTATGACTTGTGCATGCACCTGCCCGCGCCCTCCACTGTACCTGAATTCGAACCGATCATCGAGTTGCCAACGATAATTTACTACATTGGCTACACCATCAGTTTAGTCTCATTGACGCTGGCGATTATTGTCTTCGCCTATTTCAA GGAATTACGCTGTTTACGCAATTCAATTCACGCCAATTTATTCTTCACATACATAATGTCGGCGTTGCTGTGGATACTGACTTTGTCCGTACAT ATTTCCATACGAACGGGCCTAGGAGGCTGTGTGGTTCTTGTCAcgctatttcatttcttcaccTTAACCAATTTCTTCTGGATGCTCGTTGAAG GCCTTTATTTGTACATGCTGGTTGTGAAGACATTTTCCGGCGATAATATACGCTTCAATATATACGCAATCATCGGCTGGG GTGGACCCGCAGGTTTCGTTGTCATTTGGGCAATTGCCAAGGGATTGACGATATCCTACGATGTGGAGAAG TTCGACATCGGCTGTCCTTGGATGCGTGAAACCCATGTGGATTGGATTTTTCAGGGCCCAGTCTGCGCGGTgctgataatgaatttaatatttctactGAGAATTATGTGG GGCTTCGCAGTGTCATTGTTCTATTGTTTCCTAAACTCCGAAGTGAGAAACACGCTGAGGCATCACATTTCCACGTGGCGCGACGAGCGGAATATCCAACTAAATCAAAGCAGAAG ATACACCACAAAGAGCTTCTCAAAGGATTGCTCGCCGAGAACCGAGAGCACACG GCCACTCACAGCTTACTATGGCAAAGGCAAACGCGAGTCCAGCGTCTCATcggccaccaccaccaccctGCTGGGCCACAACCAGAGCCTGAGTGTGAACGCGAACATCAGCGCTGCGATGGCGTTGCAGCACAGTTCTAACGGCACTTTGCACACGATGCCCACCGTGACGGCGCTGACCGTTATGCCGCGAGCGATTAGTCCGCTCATGAAG CAAGGACTCGAGGAAAATTCCGTATAA